One Oncorhynchus nerka isolate Pitt River linkage group LG5, Oner_Uvic_2.0, whole genome shotgun sequence genomic window carries:
- the LOC115129962 gene encoding ADP-ribosylation factor-like protein 4C, with product MGNSFSNIAAFQSLHIVLLGLDSAGKTTVLYRLKFNEFVNTVPTIGFNTERIKLSNGTAKGISCHFWDVGGQEKLRPLWKSYSRCTDGIIYVVDSVDVDRLEEAKTELHKVTKFAENQGTPLLVIANKQDLPKSLPVHEIEKQLALHELSPSTTYHVQPACAIIGEGLHEGMDQLYEMIVKRRKSLKQKKKR from the coding sequence ATGGGTAACAGTTTTTCTAACATAGCTGCTTTTCAGTCCCTGCATATTGTCTTGCTGGGTTTAGATTCCGCCGGTAAAACGACTGTCCTGTACCGCCTGAAATTCAACGAATTTGTGAACACTGTTCCCACAATCGGATTTAACACCGAGAGGATAAAACTAAGTAACGGTACCGCCAAAGGGATCAGTTGTCATTTTTGGGACGTCGGGGGACAGGAGAAGCTAAGACCGTTATGGAAATCGTACAGTCGGTGCACGGATGGCATTATTTACGTAGTGGACTCAGTGGACGTGGACAGACTAGAGGAAGCCAAAACAGAACTGCATAAAGTTACCAAATTCGCAGAAAACCAAGGGACTCCACTACTGGTGATAGCCAATAAGCAGGACTTGCCCAAGTCTCTACCTGTCCATGAGATTGAGAAGCAACTGGCACTGCATGAGCTCAGCCCTTCTACCACTTACCATGTCCAGCCTGCATGTGCCATCATTGGTGAAGGGCTCCATGAAGGCATGGATCAACTGTATGAAATGATTGTGAAACGAAGGAAATCATTGAAACAAAAGAAAAAGAGATAA
- the LOC115129662 gene encoding SH3 domain-binding protein 4-A-like → MAAHRIIRVTNSNHVLPRCKSEGTLIDLNEGLSEATLTDVKVPSSSALRLDNSASFVTAHEVVAIKDYCPSSFTTLKFSKGDRLYVMDTSGGEWWYAHNNTEMGYIPSAYVQPINCRNSSLSDSGMIDNLGECTNEVAKELDLLGEWTGVSVKTTPYSPYFNRNPFSLHTSSTNPFINSGHLHGSLDQNCNERGRSTDLLVFDSLASPVSPSGPNSTSRTTMINGFSSCNIFDMMSATSPNQDLQVLQTLRRDNPFFRSKRSYSLSELSILQTQSNPSLPSSGFFTGLKAPSPEQFQSREDFKTAWLNHRKLARSCHDLDSLGQSPGWGQTQPVETNIVCKLDSRGGAVQLPETQISVHVPEGHVVPGDTQQISMKALLDPPLELNNDHCSTVSPVVEIKVSNMETKSFITLEMTVSVTVKKDSGQVAEVLCVRSDCKEGPYIIIPHAYLYKDTVQVQLDNLEPCMYVVVVVQAQHVNLNTTVWDNVLKKVTLGVYGPKHIHPSFKTVVALFGHDCAPNTLLVSEVGKQAHSSPPVALTLWGKHQFVLGRPQDLQVGLYSNMSNYMIKANEQTRMIRAFQVKLGKVSRLIYMITSNNPEDISDFTLQVQVKDGLDCILAQFCVQTPQPPPKSGARNTGHRRFLKKKEVVGKILLSPLAITAKYPQFQERCITNLKFGKLLKSVIRQNKSTYLLEYKKGDVIALLSEEKIKLRGQLWTKEWYIGYYQGKTGLVHAKNVLVLGKVKPIYFCGPDLTTTMLVEQILKPCKFLTYIYASVRTVLMENIGNWKTFADALGYGNLPLSCFCRTELDNEPEKVASVLEKLKEDCTNMDIKERKTFQKELMTALLKMDCQGLVARLIMDFVLLTTAVEVAPRWRELAEKLARVNKQQMEQYDAPHRDKNGLVDNESMWKPAYDFLLTWAAQIGDSYRDVIQELHLGLDRMKNPITKRWKHLTGTLILVNSLDTLRSSAFSPVGQGDYAI, encoded by the exons ATGGCGGCCCACCGGATCATCAGAGTGACCAACAGTAACCATGTTCTCCCTCGCTGCAAGTCGGAGGGCACGCTCATTGATCTCAATGAAGGGCTCTCTGAGGCTACCCTCACAGATGTCAAAG TGCCTTCTTCCAGTGCCTTACGGCTGGACAATTCAGCTTCCTTTGTAACTGCTCATGAAGTAGTCGCCATCAAGGATTACTGCCCGTCTAGCTTTACCACTTTAAAGTTTTCCAAAGGTGACCGGCTTTATGTGATGGACACGTCGGGTGGAGAGTGGTGGTATgcccacaacaacacagagatggGCTACATCCCCTCAGCATACGTCCAGCCCATCAACTGTAGGAACTCATCGCTCAGTGATAGTGGCATGATCGACAATCTAGGGGAGTGTACAAACGAAGTGGCTAAGGAGCTGGATCTCCTAGGGGAGTGGACAGGGGTGTCCGTTAAGACCACTCCTTATTCGCCTTATTTTAACAGAAATCCcttctccctccatacctcctccaCCAACCCCTTCATCAACAGTGGTCATCTACATGGTTCTCTGGACCAGAACTGTAATGAGAGGGGAAGGTCCACGGACCTGTTAGTCTTTGACTCCCTGGCCTCCCCAGTCTCCCCTTCGGGACCTAACTCTACCTCCAGGACCACCATGATCAATGGCTTCAGTAGCTGCAACATATTTGACATGATGTCAGCCACCAGCCCCAACCAGGACTTACAAGTTTTACAGACACTGCGAAGGGATAACCCATTCTTCAGGAGCAAGCGATCATACAGTTTATCGGAGTTGTCCATCCTACAGACACAATCCAACCCCTCCTTGCCTTCTTCCGGGTTCTTCACCGGCCTCAAGGCTCCCTCGCCAGAGCAGTTTCAGAGCAGGGAGGACTTCAAGACTGCGTGGCTAAACCATCGGAAGCTGGCCAGATCTTGCCATGATCTGGACTCTCTGGGGCAGAGCCCTGGTTGGGGACAGACTCAGCCGGTGGAGACCAACATTGTCTGTAAACTAGACAGTCGTGGAGGGGCCGTTCAGCTCCCAGAAACCCAGATCAGCGTCCATGTCCCTGAAGGACACGTGGTTCCTGGAGACACCCAGCAGATCTCCATGAAGGCCCTACTGGACCCTCCACTGGAGCTGAACAATGACCACTGCTCCACAGtcagcccagtggtggaaatcAAAGTGTCCAACATGGAGACCAAGTCCTTCATCACTCTGGAGATGACCGTGTCCGTGACGGTGAAGAAAGACAGTGGTCAGGTAGCCGAGGTGCTCTGCGTCCGGAGTGACTGCAAGGAGGGACCCTATATAATCATCCCACATGCTTACCTATACAAGGACACAGTACAAGTCCAGTTGGATAACTTGGAGCCGTGTATGTACGTGGTGGTAGTGGTGCAGGCCCAGCACGTCAACCTTAATACAACTGTATGGGACAATGTGTTGAAGAAAGTCACCCTGGGTGTCTATGGACCCAAGCACATCCATCCTTCGTTTAAGACAGTCGTGGCCCTATTTGGGCATGACTGTGCCCCTAATACCCTACTGGTGAGTGAGGTGGGGAAGCAGGCCCACTCCTCCCCGCCAGTGGCGCTCACGCTGTGGGGGAAGCATCAGTTTGTCCTGGGTAGGCCCCAGGACCTCCAGGTTGGCCTATACTCCAACATGTCTAACTATATGATTAAGGCTAATGAGCAAACCAGGATGATTCGGGCCTTCCAGGTCAAACTGGGGAAGGTTAGCCGACTCATTTACATGATCACATCCAACAACCCTGAGGACATATCAGACTTCACCTTGCAGGTCCAGGTCAAAGACGGCCTGGATTGTATCCTGGCTCAGTTCTGCGTCCAAACACCACAACCGCCTCCGAAGAGTGGAGCGCGGAACACTGGCCACAGGCGGTTCCTGAAGAAGAAAGAGGTGGTGGGTAAGATTCTTCTGTCACCTCTGGCCATCACTGCCAAATATCCACAGTTTCAGGAGCGCTGCATCACCAACCTGAAGTTTGGCAAGTTGCTCAAATCTGTGATCAGGCAAAACAAGAGCACATACCTGTTGGAATACAAGAAGGGAGATGTGATCGCCTTGCTGAGCGAGGAGAAAATCAAACTACGAGGACAACTGTGGACCAAAGAGTGGTATATTGGATATTATCAGGGAAAGACAGGTCTTGTTCACGCGAAAAACGTTCTGGTTTTGGGGAAAGTCAAGCCTATTTATTTCTGTGGTCCAGACCTCACAACAACCATGCTAGTGGAGCAGATTCTGAAGCCTTGCAAATTTCTCACATACATCTACGCCTCTGTGAGGACAGTACTCATGGAGAATATAGGGAACTGGAAGACCTTTGCAGACGCACTGGGATATGGGAACTTACCTTTGTCTTGTTTCTGTCGGACTGAACTGGACAACGAGCCTGAGAAGGTTGCCTCGGTTCTGGAGAAGCTCAAGGAGGACTGCACTAACATGGACATCAAGGAGAGAAAGACCTTCCAGAAGGAACTCATGACa GCCCTGTTGAAGATGGACTGCCAAGGCCTGGTGGCCAGGCTGATCATGGACTTTGTCCTGCTGACCACGGCCGTGGAGGTGGCCCCGCGCTGGAGGGAGCTGGCGGAGAAGCTGGCCCGGGTGAACAAGCAGCAGATGGAGCAATACGATGCTCCGCACAGGGACAAGAACGGCCTGGTGGACAATGAG TCAATGTGGAAGCCAGCCTACGACTTCCTGCTGACCTGGGCGGCCCAAATCGGGGACAGCTACCGGGACGTGATCCAGGAGCTGCACCTGGGCCTGGACCGAATGAAGAATCCCATAACCAAGCGCTGGAAGCACCTCACCGGAACGCTCATTCTGGTCAACAGCCTAGATACGTTACGCAGCTCTGCCTTCAGCCCTGTAGGACAGGGGGACTATGCCATTTGA